A window of Odocoileus virginianus isolate 20LAN1187 ecotype Illinois chromosome 3, Ovbor_1.2, whole genome shotgun sequence genomic DNA:
AGAGCCATCTTACAACATAGGATGTGAATGTGAtgcctgttttgttttcctttcatttataacTCACATTGCTTCCactcaaagatttccttttccttttcttaaggaACCACAGACTGTTAGAGCGATCAGGAGTGCTAATACATAAGATCTGATGTAaacttctcattttataaatacaaaaactAATTCCAGGAGAGAATTGTGTGACATTGCCTAAAGGCATCTTATATGTGAGCTTCATACCTGGGAGTCTAAATGGTCTCATGACTATTTCCTGCATAACTACCTCCTTAAATGGGTATAAAACTGTCATGTTTAGCTTTCCTCTCTGTGATTTTGGATGCAGAATATACCAGGAAAGGAATCATATAGACTCACTTcttctttcattaaaaacaaaacaacagtttCAGATAATTtagatccaggaaaaaaaaaatcagtttatcaCCATGAGCACATGAAGGTAAACTCTAATTATAAAATGTTGCAAACTaaataataatattctattaattCCAGCTATATATTATTCACACTGTCTTCTAATCTATTTTAGGCACTCTGTTTACCTCTTTGTCCTTCAAACTCCACTTGTCCAGATTGATCTCACTCAGgccatatttttgcattttaatctgATATTTCCACGAAAGGATCAAAGCAACCACCACAAGGAAGTGTCTGAGTTTAAAACTATATATCTGTCTTGGAGTATAAAGTACACAGgaatagtttattttatattcagacCGAGTTGGTGCAGAGGAAAATTTCAGTGCAGGCAAAGCAGGTGAGGGCAGGAAAGAGACCACAGGATATGAAACAGTCTCTCCAGGGGTGGCTGCCTTGTGCTATTTAAAATGAAGCTCTGTCccagacctattgaatcagaCTTCTCTGTAGGAAGGGACTCATACATCAGTTCCTATGGTAAAGTTTCAAGGTGATTTGTAGGAATACCTAGGTTTGAGAACTACAGTTACAGAGGGAAGAATGATGAAAGGTGAGTTAAAGGAAATGATTTATAGCTGCGGTTACTGTCTGTCCAACTGAAAGCCAGTCTGTTAACTTCTGAGTTTCCCCTCTGAGTCCACCCTGTTTTTCTCTAAGGTCCCTTTCAGTTCTGAATTTCtccagttctaagtgtttctCCGAACTTTGagtcagaggaaagagaaggcaCGCCACCCTGCGGGTTGCAGCCAGCTTGGATACTCACCTTGAGCCCCATGAGGTAGTAGAGGACACTGATGACCATCATGGGGAGGATGTAGAAGAGGAAGGAGGTGACCTGGATAATGAAATTATAGATCCACATGGGCTTGATGACCGTACAGGTGGCAGAGCCCGGGATGAAGGACCCGTTGGGGAAGTAGTGGAGCTTGATGCCATGGATGCTGGTGTTgggcagagaaaagagaacagagaggCCCCAGACGATGCCAAGGATGCGGAGGGCCCGGCGCCGGGTGCTCTTGAGTTTGGCGCGGAACGGGTGGAGGACAGCCACGTAGCGCTCCACGCTGACGGTGGTGACGCTGAGGATGGAGGCGAAGCACACGGTCTCGAAGAGGGCCGTCTTGAAGTAGCAGCCCACCGGCCCAAACAGGAAGGGGTAGTTGCGCCACATCTCATAGACTTCCAGGGGCATCCCGAGAAGCAGGACTAGGAGGTCGGAGACAGCCAAGCTGAAGAGGTAATAATTGGTGGGGGTCTTCATCGTCTGGTGCCGGAGAATCACCAGGCATACCAGGAGATTGCCAACGACCCCCACCACAAAAATCAGAGCATACACCGCAGTCACCGGGAGGAAGAGGTGGCTGCGACGAGGCCCGCAGAGCAAAGCTAGGTAGTCATCCGTATTGTTCAGGTatttcttgaggggatcttccagcTCCTGTTGGTAGATCCAGGACACATTCTCATGTTTTTCCATCACTGCTATTAAAATACAAGACCTGAGCCCCGTCTGGAATGAGCTTCTGTCCCAAGCtgagccagaaaggaaaaaaaagaaagcaggcagGA
This region includes:
- the NMUR2 gene encoding LOW QUALITY PROTEIN: neuromedin-U receptor 2 (The sequence of the model RefSeq protein was modified relative to this genomic sequence to represent the inferred CDS: inserted 1 base in 1 codon); protein product: MEKHENVSWIYQQELEDPLKKYLNNTDDYLALLCGPRRSHLFLPVTAVYALIFVVGVVGNLLVCLVILRHQTMKTPTNYYLFSLAVSDLLVLLLGMPLEVYEMWRNYPFLFGPVGCYFKTALFETVCFASILSVTTVSVERYVAVLHPFRAKLKSTRRRALRILGIVWGLSVLFSLPNTSIHGIKLHYFPNGSFIPGSATCTVIKPMWIYNFIIQVTSFLFYILPMMVISVLYYLMGLKLKKDQHLEADKVTANIQRPSRKSVTKMLFVLVLVFAICWAPFHIDRLFFSFVEEWTEPLAAVFNLIHVVSGVFFYLSSAVNPXIYNLLSRRFQAAFRTVIPPSCQQQHSHNHSSGPSVQRNIFLTECHLVELTEDAGPQFPCQLSVFSSHLPTALCTGQALRKELSKS